The following DNA comes from Malania oleifera isolate guangnan ecotype guangnan chromosome 12, ASM2987363v1, whole genome shotgun sequence.
CAGTGTCTATCTTGCCATTCGTTTTAGATTGTTGGATGATGCCCTTCTTAAGTTTTTAGACATGTACTGGTGAGATGTGGGTCTACAACATCAATCTGCTTAGTGTTGAGCTTCTTGCCTTCGTCTGAGCTTTCTAGTTAAAATTGAAGAACATTTTTTTAGATGAGTTTAGAGATTGGAAAATTGTTGCTTTCTCAGGCTTATAAGACCTAGGGTTAATGCATATATGCGAGGCCCATCCTTTTGGGCTAATATAAAATAAACTTTTGTATTTCCTcatttatttttagttatttgtTGTTATTTCTGTATGCAAGTGTGCAATTACATGATTTGCTTGGAGCCTTGGACTCTGGAGATGGTTGCTTTTAAATTCATTCATGTGTTCGTTTTGTTGTTGTCGTCTTGTCTTGGTTGCCTTCTTTCTCATTTGATATTCTTGTTTTCATCTCCTCCTATATAATTTCCTCCTCTGGTTATGTTCCTCCATTTCCTTtcaattaaattgttattttACACACCAGCATATACTTGTTTACATTATTTTGGTTGGATTTTAAGGCAATTGCTTACATGTACTGACATTATATTTGTGCGTGTAAAATTATTGGAATGCTGCAGGGAGTCTATGAGAGCAGCTTCAAGGTAATTCTGTCAAATTGCAGGTTGGTTCAATTTTTTCCCTGGGGAGTTTCCTACAGCTCTGTAGAAGTCATTAAAATTTGCAATGTCTTTTTGGATCATATATAGCCACTGCATGTAGAGGATAAATGTTACCAACCCTTACTTGGTGGAATAAAAGCTTAGGCTGTTTTTATTGCTTTCAAATGTTGTTTACTACAAGATTTTAGTTTATCAACACATCGTACTTCACATGTCCTATGTTTCTAATGATTGAGAAACAGCAGCACtagttatttcattttatttaataaagCAACAAACCTTAGTGCCACTGTTTTGCTAAATCTCTTGTTGATTTTGCGCTATACTTATCCACATACACCATCTGCATGAAGCTTTTTGTTCATGCAGGAGAAATGTCCAATGCTGTGAAAGTTTTTGAAGAAGTTTATGCTTAGCAAAATGCAGCCATGGACATTCCTCATGCTTTGTAAGGGTAAGGAGCGGCAAAATGTGTCAACTGGTCAAAATCAGGATCGGAGTTGGGGTCCTTAATTGGTAGGACATAATCCTTGCTGTGTTCGGGGTTGGAATCAGGTCCTTAATGGAACAGACTTAATCTCGAGTTGTGGTTCAAGTTGACTTGCTTATAACTGGGTGAGGAGAACAGAAATTGGAGTCAGCCCAATTAATTAACAGGCTATAAAGAGGTGTTCATTaataaatacatgataaatttaTTATTGTGGGAAATGAAAGCAATTGGTTGCTTGGGAGTAAGCAGTGGCAAGAAGTTTTTGTTTTGGTAGAGCCTGAAAACATCGAACCAGCCTTTTTCGGTTTTTATGCCAAACAATTTTTTCTTCTACCAAATCATTAAGCGTGTTAATTATTAAGCCATGCCAATTTCAACCATTTAAAATGGTTCAAAACACTGAACTTCTTTTTCCTAAGATATCCTTATTAGGTGTACCCTCGCATAAATGATGAATAACATTAAAGAGGCCTATAAAGATAGTTACCTTAATTCAACTTATAGGTGTCATATTTGTGAATCTTTtttaatgttatcattattattgcaTTTCTTAACATTTTTTTCAAGATaaatgcccccccccccctctattgcaatgaaaaaaaatggaaaatcttGAGCAAATAAATTTCCGGTGCAACCCCAATTGTGTTATATCTTTCTAAATGCTCAGGCTATTTGTTGTTACCCACTGATGAATTTTTGCCAATGGAAGGAATTGATTTGTGATAAAAATAACATGTAGATCTACTTTGTTAAATATTTTGAACTACAAATATTGATAAGAGAACTAACAAGTGATCTTCATCATTTCACTATTGACAGAATGTCATCTGTCATTTTAATGCCTGTTAAATGgttaaaactatatatatatcgGAATGTTTTCATGAGGTTTTGATTGACACGAGGCAAGAGAGTTCATGGTTTAGTCATATGTTATATATGTATGGGAGATTGATGACTACCACGGTTCCTCAAATAATGTTAATATATACAATTACACATGTATTATTGGCATAAGAGCATAGACATAGATACCTTATTTTATAAAGAGAGATTTAAGGCATTTAGTGCTGCTTTGTATACATAATCTATGGTATTCACAACTTTGgacttaaaaaagaaaaaacaaatttttttattggaAAAACATATCTAGCACTGCACTAGGGATGCAAACCCCTAGCTAGACACTTAAAAACAATCCAAATTTTAGTCCTAGATGAAGGCCCGACTGATTCTAGGCTTTAATTAGGAGTGACAAAATGGGTTAATGAGTTGGGTTCGGATGGATGATAAGCGGTTCGGGATTAAACGGGTTCAGATTTGGATTGACTGTTTATTAACGGGTGATTGTTATGTAAACTAAAATCCGTCCATTTAATAAACAGGTCACCCATTTAAaaaatgtaatttatttatttaaaatatttttaagtttttcatataaaataatttttttttttaaaaatccactccttcattttatttttaaatgagtcATAAACGGGTCGGGTTCGAGTTGACCTGTTTATAAACGAGTCAGTTTGTATTAAATTCAGACCCGATTTAAACAGATAGATCACATGCCATTCTTCGGGCGTTGACCCATTTTGTCACCCCTAACCTTAACTATACATTTTTCATTTTGAGTTTAAAGCACCCTACAATTTTGTTGTATAAGTACAAACTATTGCTTGCAACATAAATGTTCATTCAAAATTGACATGACAAGACTATGAGCAGAATAACATTGCGTTAATATGAGGAAAGACTTTCTTTTCTAACAAAAAAAATATCCAAATAATTTAGAAggttgaaataaaaataaataagaattataACTTAACATTTAAACTCAAAGGCTAACTTTTCTTATATCCTCTTGCAAAAAAAAAGTAAGTCTTTGCAATTAGCCAAATAAGTTACGATCTTTTCGTGATGTATTTCAAAATTACCTAAATCTTATCTTCTTTCTCAATTGAGGAACACAAATTTTTAACATCCAACTTAAGGCCAATATACTCAAGTTTTAgttaaaatcaaaaaattaataatatattaaattaataattcatTATTAGAACTTATTACTAAATTTACTGGGTAATTCGctctttgatttttatttgtctTTTTAATTACATAAGTTTCACTAAGATTCACCATCTCCTTACTCGTTAAGGCTGTTTTTGAACCATGTTATcgatttacaaaaaaaattcagTTGGATAGAGCAACCTATATGTTTTCAATTATCAAAACTTTCAAATTTGTTTTATTACATCTGGCAACATTTCCAACTGAGGAACATTTCCTTGTGATGAAAAAAAGGATATTGATACACTTTATTGGTTGTGTGACcttattgtaaaaataaaaagcaTAGTACAAAATTTTGGGTTtgtttagttatgaaaaatattttttatttttagaaaatttatataaaaaaattagctAGTTTTTCATCTTTACAACATTTGcataaaataaatgaacaataataaatagtttttgcattcattttttgtttataattttttaaattattacaaaaaatgatcttattttttatttttttaaatttatatatacatattagaaaacatgtttttattatttttctaatttctaATTCTTACTTTAGATATAGGAGCATGGAATTCAAAATTTGGATTTTAATTTGTGTGAATATGTGTAGAGTTTCTTCTAAAtgcacacaaatttaaattcaaaccctaaaattcatgattttagatATTAGCTCacacaaaatttaaataaattaaaaataagttattttttttttgtaattattttgaaatctaaaaatttaaaataatttttttacacatttaaacaaactctttatttttttattttttaatacatatattgaaaaaatttaaaataaattaaaatttttataatattttttaaaaataaaaattaggccTTAATGATCAATGTATTTAGTCAATAATTCCATACCATATTTGCATTTTGGCCAATATTACCACTTTAATTTATGAGAAGTTTTGGAATAGTAGAATGGTTTCCGGTGCTTGGGTTACTCCATCGCTCCCTGTCTGGCATCAAGGGTTTAAGAGAGCCGAAAAGCTaactgcctctctctctctctctgtggatGATGGAGGACGCAGTGAGGCTTCGAGTGGTGTTCGAGGATCGTCATATGCTGAGCAAGTCGCAGAAGCTGGGGGGACTGAAGCGAAGCTGGTTTCTCCTTCAATCCCAACACTATGACACCATTTCCGATTTCGCTTCCCACCTTCTTCACGTTTTTGACCTCCATGACTCTTGCCCTAATGGCCTCCTCCTCTCTGTAATTCCCTCCTCCGCATGCCTTAGTTTCACTGTTATAGTTTCTGAAAGCAAATTTTGTGATGTAAATTGTTCTTCGGCGCATTTGTAACTTCAACACACGTTCTATATTTTTTTGGTAGTTAATGTCGATTCAGTTATAGTTATCCTTCGCGTACTTAGTAGTGCTCAGGTAGTATGTGAGTGTTAAAGTTTTCCCTaggagttacaatattatgagtCAGGACCAAGTTGGTGCTAGGACTGCTCTGTCATCTTAGTTTTAGTTTGATGTGGATGCATTGTGGAAAATTGGATTGAGTACAATAaaacatctttttctttttcttcgcAGATGGACGGCTTTATTTTCCCACCTTTTGAGTCGACTTGTATACTAAAAGATAAAGATGTTGTCTGGTTAGCTTCGATGGGCAATTTCTTATAAATATTAGTTTTCTATGTCATTCCCTTTGATGCTTTTATATGGACACTGCTATCGTTTAAACTTCATACAAAATTTTATCAGTGTGAAAAGGAAGCGGGGCACATTGTCTGATATTAGCAAGACAGCTCATGGGTCTAGCTCTTTTGAGGAAGATGAAATTGTGGAGAAGCAACCTGTGCTTACTGACACGAAGCTTCTAGCGAACGAGGAGTTTGAGAAGCAGAGTGGAGGGTACCAAAGTGAACCGGATGAAGATGAATGTGAGGGTCCAGGGCAGACGTCCCCTCTGGAAAATGCATTGGTTGGAAATAGAAATTCCAAGAAAAGAAAAGCACCAAAGAAACTTGAAAGCTCAAAGTATGTATTACGTAGTGTTTCATCAGTACCACCATCTATTGATCCCTATGATACCTGAATTTTTGGAGATAACAAGAATCTATAATGTGCTAGCTAGCATCACATGTAGTTTCTGTATTTGAGTGACAGCAGTGGAAAAGGAGGCTGATTAGGAGTCCTGTTGAGATGCCTTCATTTTTTTGTcgttttttttcatatttttttaacatttgcACTTTGTTTGGATGGTCAATAgagggaaaaaagaaagaaatgaatgATAGTAGTTTCTTTTAATGAAGATGAAAGAACTGAAAAATAGTACATCATTTTTTGTTTGGATGATTAGGGAGTAAATTGAGAAAAAGGAGAGTACATTTCTCTCCTATGTTGCAGTTCTGTGAGCACTTATTAAGTAATATTTTAATTGCTTTATTTCCAATTTATACATGCATTCCTACGATACTATTTTGCATCTCTTTTTCAATTGATTGTTTAGAATTATTGTTAGTGTTGTTTGGGCTTCTTTATCACTTTTATCAATTGTTAGGAGGAAGAAAATATGTCATGTACTTCCTGAAGATGCTGGAAAGGATCTCCACATAGAGCCAATTGGTCATCATGATGAAGTCCTTCCCAGGAAGAGTCCACGAAAGACACGGAAGTCATCTATTGTAAAGGGAAAAACAGATGCAGTGAGCATACCTGAAATTGCCAGAAACAGTATTGAGTGTATGCCTAGTCTGAAGATGTAAGTTCTATAGTCTTGTTATATTCTTCATTAGGTTTGTTGAAGATTTATAATTAATTCTCTTTTACTTTAGCTGTTTTTTCTTTGAGTAATATGGGATACACTTGCTATCTGATGGTTGGTGATGTGATTCATCAAATGATTGGGCTAGTTATCCTCATGTATTTCAAGGTGTCAAACGAGTTGTCCAATTCATCTATTCCTCTTTTGATACTCATAAAAATGTCATGTCTTCATTTGTAGTTATGGCTTCTTCTTATGAAGTTGGCTTCTGGTTGGTCAAGCTTCAAAAAAAGTTATTTTTCCATCTATTGCTAGTTATATAGTATATACTGCATATCTATTATACATTCATATAATGTCACACAATAATGTACACAAACACATATAGACGTTGTATAATtgtatctgttttttttttctcttcaggATATTGTTATGCATACTTCAAAATATACAGATCAACCTGTGCTTTTTTATCAGAACCTTTTAGATCTATACAGTGCTCTGGTTGccttaaaaatcttattttggaatctataattttttaaaaattgttatttttaattgatCCTTATTTTTGTGGCGAAATTTATATGGAAGATTCTGTCTCGAAGCTTTCTACATTTAGTTGAGAGTCGAGGAACTTACTTTTAATTTTGTAAGCAAGTTGGTGCACTTCTTCTAGATGGACATTTTGGCTTTAATAAAatgtttttagtttatttaaataGCTTCTCTACACTAAGAAAAATTTAGGGTGGGGGAAGCCAATCATTTCTACCATGCTCTTGCACCCCAATTTTGATTAcctaaactctctctctttctctctctctctctctcttacctgATATCCTGGCATGCCATTGTAGGTCCGGAGAGATCCAAGAAAATGCCATGCAGTGTGTGGACGTATCCAATGTAACTGATGGTATTAAAAAGGTCTGTCATGATATCCCTGTTTTAGTTATGGTGTGTTTGTAATTTACCAGATTTGATGTATGAAATTGATCTCATGACTGCTATGGAGATTTTGGACGCATCCAATGTGACGGGTGGTATAAGAATGTTATGCAGTTGCATCAACATGTTAATTAGATGTGACCTAGTAGATCAAATGAACATTGTTGTAAGTATCATGCTACTTTAGGATTATCTATATGACTAAAGAATAAGACTTGAGGTCTTACATACTTGTGTTAATGATCCATTTTTTTTATGACTAGGTTTATAAGGACATTGTAATGAATTAACTAGAACATCTTAAGTGAGTGAATAAATGTTAAATTAGGTACCACTAAATTGTTTTAGAGTTTTACATGCTCAGATATTTTCATTTGCATGTTTTCTGGCATTGTGATTCCAAATGtatcatttcatttttttcttatCCAATTGAAGATCCATCTCATGCATGGTTAACCTATTTTGTTAGGTCCCTAGTAGAAGTGCTCGACGTAAGAAGGCCAAGAGGAAATGGTTGCGAGAACGGGCTATAGTTGAAAAGAAAGACGTTAGTTTGCCTTCAGTCCTTTTTCCCCATATTTGTTGCAGCACTTGTGTTTTCTTGTTCATAAATCATTTTTGGTATTATAGCTAATTAGCTACCAATATAAACTCAAATAAGATTTGTTTCTCATCTTCCAAGCCGTCATCTTTAGAAATAgttatttgattttaaatttctCAATTCACAGGTATGCCAAGGAAATGAGGATCCTAGAATTCCTATGGAACATCAACATCAGGATCAAAATAATGAAATGGAAAATGATGTTGTTGAATATCAGCATCAGGATCAAAATAGTGATGTGGAAGATGATGTTGTTCCTGTAGTGATTAGGCCGGGACATATTCGCTTTGAGCCTTTGGGGAAAGGTTTGCTGCTCTCATTGCCATGATGTTCATGTGTTTTGTTCGGACTTTTGAGTTACCTGTGTTACTTGTTAtattggtcatttagcattattactGTGTTATTTACTTCGAGAACCCCTCCAGGTTTTGTGAAACCAACCCCATACATAGCCGCATAATGTGCTGATCTATAACTCTTTGAAACCTCATTGCCGAAGTAACACCCATGTGCCTCTATGTGCCAGCTGAAAGTTGGCAGCTCCCATGCGTCACCAGCGCATGAGAGCTATTTCTTATCAAATGCCTTAATACCTCCATTCTCTATATTATCAAGTTCTTAATCACGTCTTTTGTTCAACAATCCAAACTTTGTTGGTTGTTCACATGTGGCACTTTGTTAATGGTTGTTTGGTACCATTAGGGTTGTATGTTAGTGTTTTGGAGCTGTGGCAGTGTTGTGCTAGTTTGTTTGCAACTTGTTCATGGTCATTCCAATTCTTCACCTTGTTCTTGGTTGTACTAGCCATTGACCTTGTTCATTGTTGGTCTTATTTGTGAGAGTTGACATGGAGTCCATGAATCTAGAAAAAGTATTTTTTCTTCATCACTATTGCAAATGACAACCCtgaagttggatggaaagaattatgtgcAATGGTCTAAAGCTATCAAGATATATTTGATAGGCTTAGGAAAATCAGAACAATTGTTTCAATTCAGGCCCAATGATGACAGAAGGAAAGAAATATGGATTTAGGAAGATCCATTGATTGTATCCCTGATGTGGAAGTCAAACCCAAATTGCATGGATATGCATGCATCTAGATAAATGCAAGGAGATTTGAGATTATGTAAGCTCTTATATTCCTGTAACATTACACGTTTGTACGATCTATCGTTATAGTGTTTTCAGTTACAGCAAGGAGATAGGAGAGTTACGGAGTGCTTTGCAGATATGAAGGGCATccatgaggagcttaacatcgTGCAACCCTTACCATTGATGTTTGTGAGATGCAAAAGCAGAGGGAGTAGATAACAGTTATTTGGGTCCTAGTGGATTTTAAACCCAATTTTTGAGGTAGTCTGGTCCTAGCTTCTTGGTAATGCAGAGTTGCCATTCTTTGTTGATGTTTATTCTTGCACCCTTTGTGCTTCCTCCAAGTAGTTGAGAAAATTACTTTAGTTACACAAGGTGATTTTGATTTTCCAAAAAGTAGTTGCAGAAGTTCGTGGGGTGGTTTGAGCAGAGGTGGTGGAAGGGATGGACGTGGTAGAGGCCTCCCTCACAAGTGCACTAATTGTGAATGAGGAGGTTACAATTGAGTATTATTGGGATCTTCGTGGTAAATTGCCATGcattgccaatgcagccaccaaaGAATCCGCACTTTCAAGCTCAAATAGGAAGCAACGGTGCATATCTATGTCAAGGAAAGAGATTCCAGCACTATCAAGCATCCTAATGAGCTTTTCTTCCCATTTAATCTCTTGCTTAGACAGGTAATTCTACAGCATGCTTGTCATCTAGCATTTCTTGCAGTAGTGTTATAGATTTagctgttattttttttttatcggtaaatgataaattatattgatcaaatggaATATGTACAGAAAACTCTGGACATACACTGAGCAGGGAGACCAAAGCTCCAATTCTAAACAAAGCAAGTAACAAAAGTTACACAgaacctgggcatacccaggggctCAAAGCCAATCCAAATAGGAAAGCATCAAAACAAGTAATGAAAGCTCCAAGGCCAATTCAAGCAAGAAGCATCAATTCAAGGAAAAACCAACCATAACATATACAAGGAAACCTTGTAAATTCCAAAAAGAACAACCTGCCACAATTATTCATTTCTGAAAACTCCATTGCAGCAAAATTGAAACAATCCAAAACTCAGCAGCTGCATGCAGCAACTGAACATTCAGCAAACTCAAAACCTGAGACCATGCATTATTGCCTCAACTACAAGTTGCAGCTGCAAAAACCAAGAATCCTGTGCCACAGCAAACTGAAGACCCAGAATTCAGAATTCAACAAAAACCAACAATAGACAACAGAACATGGACCAAGCAGCACACTGTTTTTGTCCATGTCACCGACTCACTAGTGACCTTTTGATTTTTTCTTACACTTCCCAGTTTTAGAAATGTCTCCTTTATTCTTGCCTTTCTCTGGAACAGCATGACCACATGATTCATTTGTATGGTCCTTAACAAACAGGACACACACGACCTGCAGTGCTCACTGAATCCACTGCAGGAACCATTGCACCAAGCTGAGTAATCTTCTTAGAGCTTGACTTAGTGGGGGCCAAGGGAGCTTTACCTTTATTCTTAGTAGAAGCTGGCTAGCAGCCCTTCTCTGCAACTGAGGTCTGTTGATTTTGGGCACGACTGCAAGAAGACCCATTCAAGGTTGCATCAGCATCATTGCCCTAGTACCCAGCCTTACTAACTGGATCCTTTGAAGTGTCCACACTCACTGCCACTCTCCCAGATTGATCATCTTCCTTGCAGAGCTGAGAAATAACAAGATCAGTGACCACCTTCTTTTTCTCAACGGCCAActccttttccttttttgttttgcAGAAACCCTCAATATGGCCAAGGGTTTTACAGAAGGTACAAAACTTGGGAACATTCTCATATGCAACTTCCTGAGTGATCATTCTGTTATTAGGAAGCCTTACCTCGATATTATCCATGAACTCCTTAGCAACATCAATCTCTACCAACACCCTAGCGTAGGAAAGCATTTCTCTGTTGGTGGTGAGCTTATCTGCAAATACAGGCTACCCAACACAGAACATATCTTCCCTAGAGTATTCAATGTCCAGAGCTCAATTGGGAGATTAGGCAGCTGAATCCAAACTGGTAAAGTGCTCAATTGTTCATCATTAAACGGGAACATGTCCAGTAGTCTTTTGAGAAGCAAAGGCCAGCCATATGCTAAATACGACCCCCCTTGCAGCACCCGCAACATGTCATCCTCCTTACTAAACTTGAAGATAATCCAACCACTTTTATGGTTGCTCACCTCAATCTTAGCAAACCAAGACTCAACAAGAGCATTTAGAGCTGCTTTGCCAGGGAATTTACCCGCAAAGTAGCCAACTAAGTAGTGCTTCCAATTCCCCTCTGGATCATCGACGTCCTCTTCTTCAACTTGAGCAACCTTACCATTAGGTACAAAGCAAGGAACCGCACCACAGCTCTGTTGGTGCCTATTTTTGGCAAAGAGATCCACCAACGAAACCTTCTTATTTCCTTTCATGAAGAACTTTTGCTCCCCTTCTTTTGTGGCATTTTGACAAACACCTGGAATACTAGCATTTTTTGTGTCCTTTGCTGCATTAAAACGAGCCCCTGCAGTGCCCTTTGCAGCAGTTGAGGCAGAACCCTTTGTAGCATTCTGTCAAACACCTGAAGCGCACCCTTCAGGAACAGCTTCTTTTGCAGCACCTTCAGGTGCACCTCCTTCGGATTCACAATCTGCATCAACAGTATCTTTTGTTCCAAGAATTTCCGAAGCATCAGAATCATCTTCCTCTTCGTACTCCCCATCAGTTCCTTCTTCCCCAGAATCATTTGAATCTGATTCACCATCTTCTTCATCATCAGATTCTTCCTCCGATGACTCACATCCAACCTCCTGCATTTGAACCTGGGGTTCACGGTTAGGTTGGGATTTTTCAGAACAACCTGTATATTCAAAGTTGTCTACAGTAGAATGTGCAGCAGACGACTCACATTCACCTTTCTCCTTCCCCATAGCTTTATGTAATTCCAGATCCGAGACGATTTGGGGTTTTTTTTGAACATCTTTAAGCCTCGCCACCTCCTCGCGAATCTGTGGCAAACTCTTCTTGACCCAAACACGTCGATTGCCCCCTTGATTCACGATGAACTTCTGTCCATCTTCACATTCATCCTCAGATTCTCGCAATGGTGAGAATTGATTTGCAGCGGCGGTGAGTCTCGCTACCTCTGTTGGAATTTGCTGCCTGTTCTTCCTTGCCCATTGACCTCGAAATCCTCCATTTTTCTCAATGAAATCCAGGGCCTCTTCATGTTCTCTAGCTAATTGAAATGGTGAGGTGTAGTTAATGCCCTTGTAGGCAGATTTACGCCCCAAGGCCGAACAAATCAAGCATTCAATGTGAGGTTAAATACATGGACGGGCTTCCCTCCTAGAGAGGGaagagagcttctctctctaacccaTCCATGACTTTTCTCATTAGATTTAGCTGTTATTGATCATATGACAAGCGTATCTGATAGCTTACCTTGTGTAGCCTTGTAGATGGGTCTCATTAAGGGATAAGAACAGTAAATCCCCTTCATTTTTTtgtctttcttttgttttgtttattcCCAAGTTTTCCTTAAATCCTTAGCAAGAGTACAAAATCTATGAATTGTTGAGCATTTAGTAATATTCTTTCCTTATTCAGTTgtcattcaagatttgaagatgaggaagaagaTTGGCGGAGACATGAGGTGGGTGGACTTTGCTTATTTGAGTTGCTATCTTCTTAGTCATCCTTCATTAGACAAGTTAAAAAACTAGTTCCTATTTCGAGTTTTGTGTCTATTCTTCAGTGTGAGTCTTGTTTGTTGGGAAAGCATCATTGTGTTCCATTTGCTTCCTGAGTCAAATGGGCAATAAACCCTCTCATGTTTGTTCGTtctaatgtttggggtcctagtcggATTTTGTCAAAGTtaggtttcaaatattttatctTCCATTGATAATTgttcaaggatgacttggctatattCAATGAAGGATCATTGCAAgttatttcatatcttttgtgcctttcgTTTTTGTTAAGATTTGGTTAAAATGagtgacctaacttgaagataggtctcttcctttagttataatacaaattaaatgcatgacaataatacccttactaactctcactaattaacatacaacacaattataatactaaaaaacataaataacCTATAACACTCCCTTTTAggttggagcataaatgtcatatgcccgtagcttgttacaaatgaatttaacacgagcaccctCCAACACTTTCGTAAACAAATTAGCAAGCTGCATATctgacttcacataagtggtagtaatgagcttctgcacaagttccTCCTTAACAAAGTTGCAATTAATTTCAATGTGCTTTTTTTGCTCATCAAAGattaggttggaggcaatatgaagagcaacttgattgtcacacatcaacttcataggctgagaatgagAAATACCTAATTCTTCctacatgttcttcaaccaaatgAGTTCATAAGCAatgtgagccatagctctatattttgattAAGCACTTAACCTTGctaccacagtttgtttcttactcttccaagaaaccaaattaccaccaactgggggt
Coding sequences within:
- the LOC131144277 gene encoding coilin, whose translation is MMEDAVRLRVVFEDRHMLSKSQKLGGLKRSWFLLQSQHYDTISDFASHLLHVFDLHDSCPNGLLLSMDGFIFPPFESTCILKDKDVVCVKRKRGTLSDISKTAHGSSSFEEDEIVEKQPVLTDTKLLANEEFEKQSGGYQSEPDEDECEGPGQTSPLENALVGNRNSKKRKAPKKLESSKRKKICHVLPEDAGKDLHIEPIGHHDEVLPRKSPRKTRKSSIVKGKTDAVSIPEIARNSIECMPSLKMSGEIQENAMQCVDVSNVTDGIKKVPSRSARRKKAKRKWLRERAIVEKKDVCQGNEDPRIPMEHQHQDQNNEMENDVVEYQHQDQNSDVEDDVVPVVIRPGHIRFEPLGKEQVAQQNQVPAETFCWNGITSKKKGQKWGREKFSSCGRNGYADFGQEHPDVLAYEEETPIRDPSIVDFDKLPPLVSMPKEGDILAYRLIELSSSWTPELSSFRVGEVSSYDTDCNKIILLPVPEYPIVSENLDEDGSALPPDTSLYREDGTLEIDFRSLVDIRIVNSHPVKAVAGKVNGATAGNQEAASGAAPSVENKETHTPSTGTYISSSFRVADKVNGAPVGNQEATSDVTPKVDNKETCTPCTENGEASTWDEISEALREKKAQLSQGDGHKESSGRRPGSYRALRSSALGPTMALLRAKNDL